The Neodiprion lecontei isolate iyNeoLeco1 chromosome 6, iyNeoLeco1.1, whole genome shotgun sequence sequence ATTGTGAGAGTAGTAACGTTACGACGGTCTACTTGCGCACTGAAAGTTCGACCGATTCTCTTCACTATGTTTGGGACTTCAGCGGTAAGCCGTCTGTTCTCTTGGCTGTTACTATTCCGTCGGCACAATTGGAAGTCGACTGGAAGAAGTTCCTTTGGGGTAAAGAGGAATCGTTAAAATTCACCGAGGCTCCGAGTTACACTTTTGGCATTACAGTGTTGAAGGTGCGTGTTATACTTtgtctttttattcttcttcatataccgaaaatttttcttctttcaggAGATTGGAAATAACAGAAAACATGAATTTTTCGTTCTTAGAATGGAAAGTGTGTCGTGCGATAATATTCACTCGTTATTGATATGTGCTATGCAATCGTTTCactttgttattttattttcatcgcgtATTGTCAACAGATATACGAGTTCAATGACGTGAACGATACAGGCTACATGGATAATGTTAGGCCCGAAAACATCAACGTACTACACCCCAAACACTTCAGATGGGACAGAAAGTCCTATTCTCAAAATAACGATTACTTTGAACTGAGCATGGAGGGAACTGACTATAAGTCTGGAAGTATACAAAGAAATGGGACGATCAAAGTTTTGGTGAGTTGACGATTTACTAATGTAACAATGGTCGTTTATTTTgaatcatttattttacagCTGAACAGGTTCTGGAAACTCGATCATTCCGACATAATGCCACATATGTTACACACTGAAAACGCGACGCAGATTGACATCAttattgacaattttcaaaccaACTCGTCTTTTGAAAACAGCAGATTCGCTGTTGAGCTACTGATCATTGCTGACCACAACCTGAATTCTACAATGAAAATTGACGTCAAAAAAACCCTGGATGACGAACACACACCTGGTATATTCGAGGTATTTGAGTCCTAATTGTTGCATCTGCTCCTTTGCACCTTTTTACATTAAATAGATGGTATTGGAAAATTACTCGTAATtagatctgaaaaaattctgttttcttttcaaattgcTAGATGGTAGAAATTACCACACCAGTCTGCGAGGTAGTAAATCGTGAAGAGATGTGCGATAAACGGATCGGAGAAGGCTACTTGCAATGGAGGCCCGTTTCATACACAGATGCGCAACGAGACGTCACGAACTCCACTGAAGCCATTCATTACCCGCTGACCCCTGTCGCGAATCATGCACAAAGCGCGAATAATTCACTGCTGTACTCATATTATGGGTACAACATAGAAAACCTACTTATGCAGAAGGTTGTAGTATCTCTTGGCTCCAAAGGTGAcggattttacaaaaaaagcAACTACTCGACCTGGTAAGAATTCTATTAAATGCGTCGAGAATGACGCGTGTATGATAATCAACGAAAACATTGTTCCAGGACATTTACCATTGGATACGGGAGTCCCCCTGCTGAAAAATTCTCGCTTCTAGTAATAATGATTATATCGATTGGACTAGGCCTACCGGTAGTCATTATGGTCGCTGTTGGTATTTACGTGTGCGTAAGGAGACGGTGCACGAGGTCGCACACGCTGTCGCTCAACAGCTAAGcctaattttatttatgtgaTTTCAAATTAACGTCGGACTATTCTACGACATTCTTAACAACAGTCAAGGTTGCAAATAATGTGCTAATATTCGGTACATTGTCGACGAGCAATGTGAACAAGCGTACATAAGAAGTCGGATGTGTGACCTTCTGTTGTCAAATGCTTGTGCGTCGCGTCTGGCATACGATAAgtcttgaaaaaatatttgtgtatTGTTCGACGTTGTATCTATATTCACtatatttatacgtgtatatcaCTACGGAAATATATATTCGGAACTTAAGGCTGATAGGGTGATACGTAAGTGGAGAAAATGGGATTCAGCTTACTCCCTATTTCGCTAGCTGTTCAATGTTCATGTTTGCGTGAAAATCTGTGAGATTAGTTAGCaccaattgattttttattttatacctttAAACAGGGTCAAGTTGTTACATGCCATGACAAGATTTAAAAACAACATAATTACCAGTTCTGTGGGTTACTattattgtacaaaatatCGCACAGTTAAATTTACAAGCTCTTACATGATTAGCGAATTTCATCGGCTCTTTGTAAAaacattataaaaataaattattggaCGCCTGCTGCGGGTCCGTGTTACTAATAGTTGacaaaaaactttatttttttcttgaattaggtggaaacaaaaaaaaactgagaatatttatatttactaAAATAAAACTTGCGCGAGATCCTTTCGGGACTGTTTCACTAATATGTGAATCGGAATCTTCTATTTCTCAAGAAGATAGACTATttttgtattgaaaatttaatgcattACCTCTTCACTTGATTGACACTTTCTTTATGTTCATGAATTTGTGCCTTTACCTTATTATAAGTACTTCATACGTGATTGTTTGCTGCAGGATGTTTTGAATGCAATGATTTTCATAGCAATTGTgtacaataaaattaaatgatgCATAATGTAACACtaattaaaaacaatattaacACAATGCCATTTTCTTCACAATTTCAGCCTGTAGTTCACCGCAAATCAAGTATCGTGACAGGATTCAGAGCAGTGTCATTACAATCCCTAAATACATGAAGTCTCCAAGTACTCGCATTATGGGATTCCGTTCTTACTCTCGAGTAACAAACGTAATGTTTCGAAAAATGAGTTATCAATCGTTAAACTTCGGAAGCGAAACTAACGCTATACTGAAtagatgaatttttcacacattaCCACAAGTATGAAATACACTGTTCAGTTAGTCCTACGCACGGCAATGATAATTCTGGTGCGGCGCCGGTAAAGCAGCGATTGCTGAAGACTGCTCGATTGCGAAACGATAAGTTATCGACCGAAACGTATGATAATAGATGCACCTGGTAAGTGAGGTGCCGGAACTGAACCTGCTACTTAATCCGCcaattattttctcgtaatATCGTTAAAACTAATTTTCCAGCTTATTAATGAACGCCCGCGTCACAGGGCTTTATCTTATCGAGAAACGTAATCACGGATGAATATTCTCACCCACGTTTTAGCCCGAAGCCGATTGTTCAACAGCAGAGCTCTTAAGCTCGATCTTCTGTCGTATCTCTTTCGTCGCTTATCTATAATTCCGCGTATCAAATTATCCAAATTAATTGCGCTAAATTATACAGAAGATTAAGAGCCGTGCTAAAATCCAGGTGGATTCTTAGGCGCCGATCGGTTGCaatattgtataaattattcactTCAATCATGCCCGGCACGTGTGCACGAGTATCAAACTGccgctaattgtaagtataacATGTATAACAGGTATAAAGAAGCGAGAAAAAAACGTGGGTACAAAATTGAGGACAATCGCGGAAGAACGCACTATATACCCTTTAAATCGTCTTCAACTACCCCACCCTTCCCGCTTTGCCACCTGAAAAAGTGAGACGGAAGGGAGGCGAAAATCAATGAAACGCGTCATTCGTACACCGTACCGTGCGTCGTAGATACATCAACATTGGAAAATCAATGGGCGAGTGTGACGTCACAGTCCCGCCTCGCCGCGAGCCAATGGCCCGGCTCCTCCCCCCACCACTCCAACCGAGTTTGGTATCCTCGTCGCGCACGCCGGCGGCGTTGTCATTCCAGAGCAGACAGCCGTGTTGCAAGGAAGCGTAAAGCAACGATTCAGAAGAGTTTACCCTATCGCTGGTGAAAGACCGCGCGCATACATCATTCGTACGTTGACGTGTGTAGTTTCACCGTAGTTTCGACTAACGTTTCAaggagaaaataaacaaacgagaAAAGACATTAACCGCACCGGAAAATCAGCCGTTCAGTTGCGAATCTACGAGGGATCGAAAGTTCGAGGAAGTGAGCGAAATTTGA is a genomic window containing:
- the LOC107218067 gene encoding glycosylated lysosomal membrane protein, which codes for MSAKMNSYGLQLTLLFVLGIIELCSCSPKISQVTINPNCGQYCESSNVTTVYLRTESSTDSLHYVWDFSGKPSVLLAVTIPSAQLEVDWKKFLWGKEESLKFTEAPSYTFGITVLKIYEFNDVNDTGYMDNVRPENINVLHPKHFRWDRKSYSQNNDYFELSMEGTDYKSGSIQRNGTIKVLLNRFWKLDHSDIMPHMLHTENATQIDIIIDNFQTNSSFENSRFAVELLIIADHNLNSTMKIDVKKTLDDEHTPGIFEMVEITTPVCEVVNREEMCDKRIGEGYLQWRPVSYTDAQRDVTNSTEAIHYPLTPVANHAQSANNSLLYSYYGYNIENLLMQKVVVSLGSKGDGFYKKSNYSTWTFTIGYGSPPAEKFSLLVIMIISIGLGLPVVIMVAVGIYVCVRRRCTRSHTLSLNS